A single window of Alkalispirochaeta americana DNA harbors:
- a CDS encoding MlaD family protein — translation MKFRIRFAQQVVGVFSLIALVSIVGIIVAMGANQRWFARNYEFYSLFPTAEGLSVGMSIRYKGFPIGRITDIALGEEDYVRVYFYVQDTYKDRVRPNSVLHLVASPLGLGSTLMFYQGRGETGSLPEHSMVPAINSSMGQELVQRGLVQIPPATDEMARIMAQIEPSLRSMTELMTSLDQTMHHVNLALAGETTEPLGQTLAQTITLLAELEETLTATREPTLDILGSTAVITGNLEQTTEALQDPTGLIPRLLDADGSITTFLRDENRIFNEIEDILKSINASLAEVNELAIFANQSQPQIAGILEESRETLGITQDVLEGLSNNPLIRRGIPPELPQPSTFRSHRDAQF, via the coding sequence GTGAAGTTTCGCATTCGTTTTGCCCAACAGGTGGTGGGCGTGTTTTCTCTCATTGCCCTGGTCTCTATTGTAGGAATAATCGTCGCCATGGGCGCAAACCAGCGCTGGTTTGCACGGAACTACGAGTTTTACAGCCTCTTCCCCACAGCCGAGGGTTTGAGCGTGGGCATGTCCATCAGGTACAAGGGTTTTCCAATTGGACGCATAACGGATATCGCCTTGGGCGAGGAAGATTACGTCCGGGTTTATTTCTATGTTCAGGATACATACAAGGACAGGGTTCGGCCCAACAGCGTTCTCCACCTGGTAGCGAGTCCCCTCGGGCTTGGCAGCACCTTGATGTTCTACCAGGGACGGGGAGAAACAGGATCACTCCCCGAGCATAGCATGGTTCCGGCAATCAATAGTTCAATGGGGCAGGAACTCGTACAAAGGGGGCTCGTTCAAATCCCTCCCGCCACGGATGAGATGGCGCGCATCATGGCCCAGATCGAGCCATCCCTTCGGAGCATGACAGAGCTGATGACATCCCTGGACCAGACAATGCACCATGTAAATCTGGCCCTGGCGGGAGAAACAACAGAGCCCCTGGGGCAAACCCTGGCTCAGACCATAACCCTTCTGGCAGAGCTGGAAGAGACCCTGACAGCCACAAGGGAGCCGACTCTGGACATCCTGGGAAGCACCGCCGTTATAACAGGCAACCTGGAACAGACCACGGAAGCACTCCAGGACCCCACAGGATTGATTCCCCGTCTGCTGGATGCCGACGGTTCCATAACCACCTTTCTCAGGGATGAAAACCGCATTTTTAACGAGATCGAGGACATACTGAAGAGCATTAACGCCTCTCTGGCAGAAGTGAACGAACTGGCGATCTTTGCAAACCAGTCGCAACCTCAAATCGCAGGGATTCTCGAAGAGAGTCGCGAGACCCTGGGCATAACCCAGGATGTTCTGGAGGGATTAAGCAACAATCCCCTCATACGACGCGGGATTCCGCCGGAGCTACCTCAGCCTTCAACATTCCGGAGCCATCGCGATGCACAGTTCTGA
- a CDS encoding ParB N-terminal domain-containing protein, producing MKNREVKEISISSIRTKNRTRQDLGNLDSLVASIRKNGLLHPIVVTEDFLLVAGHRRLEAARILGWQTIDCSIISDTSQEELLQIELDENAVRKEFTSDEMADALLRLDRIRNPSGLKRLWRGLCDLASKIWQTMTSPYRRLTNRKDKQTEEREIPPPATGEDPSLE from the coding sequence ATGAAAAACAGGGAAGTGAAAGAAATATCAATCTCGTCGATACGAACGAAGAACCGGACGCGCCAGGATCTTGGAAACCTTGACTCTCTTGTAGCGAGCATCCGAAAAAACGGCCTCCTCCATCCTATAGTAGTTACGGAAGATTTCCTGCTCGTCGCAGGGCACCGGCGCCTGGAAGCGGCCCGCATCCTGGGGTGGCAGACGATAGACTGTAGCATCATCTCTGATACGTCCCAGGAAGAACTCCTGCAGATAGAGCTCGACGAGAACGCCGTCCGGAAAGAGTTTACCAGTGACGAGATGGCCGATGCGCTTTTGAGACTTGACCGAATCCGCAATCCTTCGGGCCTGAAACGTCTCTGGCGAGGTCTGTGCGACCTCGCCAGCAAAATCTGGCAAACCATGACCAGCCCCTACAGAAGATTGACAAACCGCAAAGACAAGCAGACAGAGGAACGAGAGATCCCGCCTCCTGCAACCGGAGAAGACCCCTCGCTGGAGTAG
- a CDS encoding P83/100 family protein: MIIRWRPFVLSFFLLMGGVAALPVSLVPGSLPAVSALEIDRSELEAAAGADIEFESFLGEVQQFDTAQAIRGIGSALGQGAAEDETYDYFNRYIIRRIIGDPLDRRRAADIIEFSPAARVDHIENVRRILSEFLITAWGYQRGDADLLARFITIYNAVHRGDMDFFVARYREAVSNALDPQRVGIALSYRDWPGQTQMVVPLRGGRDPGDLDAVDPGQLVGPAVIGDLRSRADLGIDDRKAIIEFIERVVEVRLDEIALERAEIEEEREEIARRREDLQQDPAPALDADPQDPLPEATPHADEDDLLPPETPREDPEHEVDQDPEPDRPVQEDAPAPPPEDESLEDEEALREREEALDQREEELLAEEAELGVLMDQLEELYQDTAEDQATLHDRAAPPDLVPFVLADGQGGYEIAVVNLDGPVLAERQIIPLAGRTVLEYRGGLLAVHRGTRRMLLLEPSSLSVRAESERSVRPGSRVVFQGNSILTLIEENGAAFVGEFDSDLVLVRRSADAVSPDTDIVVRGDHVLVQGSRGDLRVLNLQ; encoded by the coding sequence ATGATAATTCGATGGCGCCCGTTCGTTCTTTCGTTCTTTTTGTTGATGGGGGGTGTTGCAGCTCTTCCCGTTTCTCTTGTCCCGGGCTCTCTCCCGGCGGTCTCCGCTCTGGAGATCGATCGCTCGGAGCTTGAAGCAGCAGCCGGGGCAGATATCGAGTTTGAAAGCTTCCTGGGAGAAGTCCAGCAGTTCGATACCGCCCAGGCAATACGCGGGATCGGTTCTGCTTTGGGCCAGGGAGCTGCCGAAGACGAGACCTACGACTATTTCAATCGATATATCATCCGCCGCATCATTGGCGACCCTCTTGACCGTCGCCGGGCTGCCGACATCATTGAATTTTCTCCTGCTGCCCGGGTTGATCACATCGAAAATGTCCGCAGGATTCTTTCGGAGTTCCTGATTACCGCCTGGGGATACCAGCGCGGTGATGCGGATCTCCTGGCGCGGTTTATCACAATCTACAACGCTGTCCATCGTGGAGATATGGATTTTTTTGTGGCCCGTTATCGCGAGGCTGTGTCGAACGCGCTGGACCCCCAGCGCGTTGGTATCGCTCTTTCCTATCGGGACTGGCCCGGACAGACCCAGATGGTGGTTCCCCTCAGGGGAGGGCGCGATCCCGGTGATCTTGACGCGGTTGACCCGGGCCAGCTTGTGGGGCCAGCAGTTATCGGCGACTTGAGGAGCCGCGCCGATCTGGGGATCGATGACCGCAAGGCAATTATCGAGTTTATCGAGCGGGTTGTAGAGGTTCGTCTCGATGAGATAGCTCTTGAGCGGGCTGAGATCGAAGAGGAACGGGAGGAGATTGCGCGCAGGAGAGAGGACCTCCAGCAGGATCCGGCTCCCGCGCTGGACGCCGATCCTCAGGATCCTTTGCCCGAGGCCACCCCCCATGCCGATGAGGATGACCTTCTGCCTCCCGAAACTCCCCGGGAAGATCCGGAGCATGAAGTTGATCAGGATCCTGAACCGGATCGGCCTGTCCAGGAAGATGCTCCTGCCCCCCCTCCGGAGGATGAATCTCTGGAGGATGAAGAGGCTCTCCGGGAACGCGAAGAGGCCCTGGACCAACGCGAGGAGGAGTTGCTTGCTGAAGAGGCTGAACTGGGGGTTCTGATGGATCAGCTTGAAGAGTTGTATCAGGACACAGCTGAGGATCAAGCCACTCTGCATGATCGGGCTGCGCCGCCCGATCTGGTTCCCTTTGTCCTGGCCGATGGTCAGGGGGGCTATGAGATCGCCGTGGTGAATCTGGATGGCCCGGTTTTGGCCGAGCGGCAGATTATCCCTCTGGCGGGCCGGACTGTTCTGGAGTATCGGGGAGGGCTTTTGGCGGTTCACCGCGGTACCCGAAGAATGCTTCTTCTGGAGCCTTCATCTCTTTCGGTTCGGGCAGAAAGCGAGCGATCTGTGCGGCCCGGCAGCAGGGTTGTCTTTCAGGGAAATTCTATTCTTACATTGATCGAGGAGAATGGAGCTGCTTTTGTGGGCGAGTTCGATTCGGATCTGGTTCTTGTGAGGCGTTCTGCCGATGCGGTAAGTCCCGACACTGATATTGTTGTGCGGGGAGATCACGTGCTGGTTCAGGGAAGTCGGGGGGACTTGCGCGTACTGAACCTGCAATAA
- a CDS encoding ABC transporter permease: MIFETTGARVFATVQDFFYAMGYCYQVARETALFFLKKRSRQVLTLQILFTGVEALPVIALLSLGLGAIIIVQGATLLPQFGQGELVYAILITVITRELGPILTAFVVTARSGTAISTELGNMVVSHEIEAYVANGIDPISYLVVPRFLGVVVSVVLLNLYFNLFGLLGSFLVTSLITTINPRDYFSNLLNALILPDIAISLAKSIASGAIISLVATYYGFKVDRSSTEVPVMAIRSVGRGFTLIIMVNMFLTILYYLWI, translated from the coding sequence ATGATTTTCGAGACCACAGGAGCGCGGGTTTTCGCAACAGTCCAGGATTTCTTCTACGCCATGGGCTACTGCTACCAGGTTGCACGCGAGACCGCCCTCTTCTTTCTTAAAAAGCGTTCCCGCCAGGTTCTCACACTCCAGATCCTCTTCACAGGCGTGGAAGCGCTCCCGGTAATAGCACTCCTCTCCCTTGGCTTGGGGGCCATTATTATTGTTCAAGGGGCTACTCTCCTGCCTCAGTTCGGACAGGGAGAGCTGGTCTACGCAATCCTGATCACCGTAATCACCCGGGAACTGGGGCCGATCCTGACCGCCTTTGTCGTGACCGCCCGATCAGGCACGGCTATCTCTACCGAACTGGGAAACATGGTGGTAAGCCACGAAATTGAAGCCTACGTTGCAAACGGCATAGATCCCATCAGTTACCTGGTAGTCCCCCGATTTCTGGGGGTGGTTGTATCGGTGGTTCTCCTTAACCTCTACTTCAACCTCTTCGGCCTCCTGGGTTCTTTTCTGGTAACCTCCCTCATCACAACGATCAATCCCAGAGATTACTTCTCCAACCTTCTCAACGCCCTGATTCTTCCGGATATCGCCATCTCTCTGGCGAAGAGCATTGCCTCGGGCGCAATCATATCGCTGGTCGCCACCTACTACGGATTCAAGGTTGACCGCTCGTCCACGGAGGTTCCCGTCATGGCAATACGAAGCGTGGGCCGTGGGTTCACCCTGATAATCATGGTGAATATGTTCCTGACGATTCTCTATTATCTGTGGATATGA
- a CDS encoding tetratricopeptide repeat protein, producing MHSSEIIPGSLQARNALRGHPLSSGNRSPGSFPARIVPVLATLILAILLSISLGGCSSKPATPEFETARKNQAARYAEFGNKQISLGNYDLALRFFTLALEENTAVDHLSGIAQAHNSLGRVYLAVGDLQEAQERFETALDFAGLAQHQEVRMQAQVNLGVTLLQSGENQRARALFQEALGAVETGEAPSNAILYHSIATLHAREGAFERARQYLEKARDMNKEDGLWAELASNHYMLASVASRQGQYQEALQEAYQALAYDKRAENSPGIAENLFALGVIHERLSRDREAYQYHLRALRVYLAIRNRSGAIRSLENLEQVASRLGRDEEALSFHQQRKQLILVPPEELTPEEQSLEDLAGEEPPLPLPSREYQRPSPDMTEKEEDPSP from the coding sequence ATGCACAGTTCTGAGATCATCCCGGGATCCCTCCAGGCACGAAACGCCCTCCGGGGCCACCCGCTCTCCTCGGGAAACAGATCCCCGGGCTCTTTCCCGGCGCGAATTGTGCCGGTCCTGGCCACCCTGATTCTGGCAATCCTCTTGAGCATCTCCCTTGGAGGATGTTCCTCGAAACCCGCCACACCGGAGTTTGAAACAGCCCGGAAGAACCAGGCCGCCCGCTACGCCGAGTTTGGAAACAAACAGATCTCCCTGGGAAACTATGATCTGGCTCTGCGATTCTTCACCCTCGCCCTGGAAGAGAACACCGCCGTGGACCACCTGTCAGGAATTGCCCAGGCCCACAACTCTCTTGGTCGGGTCTATCTGGCGGTGGGAGATCTGCAGGAAGCACAGGAGCGTTTTGAAACTGCTCTGGATTTTGCCGGGTTGGCACAGCACCAGGAGGTGCGGATGCAAGCCCAGGTAAACCTGGGGGTCACGCTCCTCCAGTCCGGCGAGAACCAGCGGGCCCGTGCTCTTTTCCAAGAGGCTCTTGGTGCGGTAGAAACCGGCGAGGCCCCTAGCAACGCCATCTTGTACCACAGCATCGCCACGCTTCATGCCCGGGAAGGGGCCTTCGAGAGGGCCAGGCAATATCTGGAGAAAGCCCGGGACATGAACAAGGAAGATGGCCTCTGGGCAGAACTTGCCAGCAACCACTATATGCTGGCCTCCGTCGCGTCACGGCAGGGCCAATACCAGGAAGCACTCCAGGAAGCCTACCAGGCCCTGGCCTACGACAAGCGGGCTGAAAACAGTCCGGGGATTGCAGAAAATCTTTTTGCCCTGGGGGTCATTCATGAGCGCCTTTCCCGGGATCGCGAAGCCTACCAGTACCACCTCCGGGCACTGCGCGTCTATCTGGCAATCCGCAATCGCTCGGGAGCGATCCGCTCTCTGGAAAATCTGGAACAGGTTGCTTCCCGCCTGGGCCGCGACGAGGAAGCTCTTTCGTTCCACCAGCAACGAAAACAGCTCATTTTGGTTCCCCCGGAAGAACTCACCCCGGAGGAACAGTCTCTGGAGGACCTCGCCGGGGAAGAACCTCCATTACCCCTGCCATCCCGGGAATATCAGAGACCTTCACCAGACATGACGGAGAAAGAGGAGGACCCTTCCCCATGA
- a CDS encoding LysM peptidoglycan-binding domain-containing M23 family metallopeptidase, translating into MHHRAAFRGKHVLIFFIPLLLLLEEDQSFGAQEVMLRLDRDDPLYLQHQEMLAEYRHSQAQEESLPPLQILHYAPSREDTLFSLATRLMIPYSTIATLNRLSRPEISPGSLLSIPSQPGIFLYPHPETPLEEEVTRRLSGSSRAQRLVLPNPEDAPNSPGILRFIPGEDFTRRERDLFLRPHFQNPLPEGVFSSPYGYRRHPMTGSRSFHRGLDIAAPFGRPVRSSADGVVAAVERDPLYGLSVRVHHEREYTSVYAHLQEALVEPGRAVRAGEPLGTVGSTGFSTGPHLHFEIIHQGIPLDPELFIQ; encoded by the coding sequence ATGCATCACCGAGCGGCCTTCCGGGGGAAGCACGTTCTGATATTTTTCATTCCCCTGCTTCTCCTCCTGGAAGAGGACCAATCCTTTGGGGCTCAGGAGGTTATGCTCCGTCTCGATCGGGATGACCCGCTCTATCTGCAGCACCAGGAGATGCTTGCCGAGTACCGCCATAGCCAGGCTCAGGAGGAGTCGCTTCCTCCCCTTCAAATCCTGCACTATGCCCCCTCTCGGGAGGATACGCTTTTTTCCCTGGCGACCCGCCTGATGATTCCCTACAGTACCATCGCCACCCTGAACCGTTTGTCCCGCCCCGAAATCTCTCCGGGGAGCCTCCTCTCCATTCCTTCCCAGCCGGGAATTTTCCTCTATCCTCATCCAGAGACCCCCCTGGAGGAGGAAGTAACCCGGCGCCTGTCAGGATCCTCGCGAGCCCAAAGGCTGGTACTGCCCAATCCGGAGGATGCCCCCAACTCCCCAGGGATACTCCGTTTCATTCCGGGGGAGGATTTCACCCGCCGGGAACGGGATCTCTTTCTCCGTCCGCACTTCCAGAACCCCCTTCCCGAGGGAGTTTTTTCCTCCCCCTACGGCTACCGAAGACATCCCATGACAGGCAGCCGCTCCTTCCACCGAGGCCTGGACATCGCAGCCCCTTTCGGCAGACCTGTGCGGTCCAGCGCAGACGGCGTGGTTGCCGCCGTGGAGAGGGACCCTCTCTATGGCCTCTCCGTGCGGGTGCACCATGAACGGGAATACACCTCCGTGTATGCCCATCTCCAGGAAGCCCTGGTAGAACCGGGAAGGGCTGTTCGGGCTGGCGAGCCCCTCGGCACCGTGGGGAGCACCGGCTTCTCCACAGGACCTCACCTTCATTTCGAAATTATTCACCAGGGGATACCTCTGGACCCGGAGCTCTTCATACAATGA
- a CDS encoding queuosine precursor transporter: MMNELLWLCMLMLNFGLITLAWYFWGKQGLFIWIAIAGITANLQVSKTVILFGMTATLGNIVYAGSFLATDILSERFGKKSATRGVWVGFFSILAFTVLMQLALLFAPAPSDEMQIHLVAIFGLLPRIVLASLAAYLVSQSHDIWAFQFWKKRFPGPLWLRNNLSTGVSQLIDSLVFTLIAFLGVFPAGVMVEIVITTYLFKLIVALLDTPFLYLALRLRPPEKADTPGGE; encoded by the coding sequence ATGATGAATGAACTACTTTGGCTCTGTATGCTCATGTTGAATTTTGGCCTCATCACCCTGGCTTGGTATTTTTGGGGAAAACAGGGGCTCTTTATCTGGATTGCCATCGCTGGAATAACGGCGAACCTCCAGGTCAGCAAGACGGTTATTCTCTTTGGGATGACAGCGACCCTGGGAAATATCGTCTATGCAGGGTCATTTCTCGCTACGGATATCCTGTCGGAACGATTTGGAAAGAAAAGTGCTACCAGAGGCGTCTGGGTGGGATTTTTTTCCATTCTGGCCTTTACGGTCCTCATGCAGCTGGCGCTCCTCTTTGCTCCAGCCCCCTCGGACGAGATGCAGATCCACCTGGTGGCGATCTTTGGTCTCCTTCCCCGAATTGTGCTTGCCAGTCTTGCTGCCTATCTGGTGAGTCAGTCCCACGATATCTGGGCGTTTCAGTTCTGGAAGAAGCGATTTCCCGGTCCGCTTTGGCTCAGAAATAATCTGAGCACCGGTGTGAGTCAGCTCATAGACAGTCTCGTTTTTACTCTCATTGCATTTCTGGGAGTTTTTCCTGCCGGTGTTATGGTAGAGATTGTGATAACAACCTATCTCTTCAAGCTCATTGTGGCGCTTCTGGACACGCCCTTCCTGTATCTGGCTCTGAGATTGAGGCCGCCGGAAAAGGCGGACACCCCGGGAGGCGAGTAA
- a CDS encoding ATP-binding cassette domain-containing protein encodes MDMTMERVDTEHTTIELQKAGFSHSGETLLQETSLSISEGSCVLVMGPSGAGKSLLLKILAGIIPLTTGRITLGGTDLGQASNREMKSLRTRQGFVFQDAALWQNLSIRQNLSLPLQYNGPHRSPRQIEERIASLANRIGFYQSLDLRPARLSSGSQMMVGIMRALMTDPEICFLDEPSNGLDTATQQNLLDILQDLKQRGKTLVIASHDSTIASRLADQFLLIDQGEVIFFDTAHNSTRAENSRVREILQGVLGLSATYDADILDILGGGDENPFG; translated from the coding sequence ATGGACATGACTATGGAGCGCGTGGACACAGAACACACAACAATAGAGCTCCAAAAAGCAGGGTTTTCCCATAGTGGCGAGACGCTGCTTCAGGAAACGTCACTCTCCATCAGCGAGGGATCCTGCGTTCTTGTGATGGGGCCTAGCGGCGCAGGGAAATCGCTCTTGCTAAAAATTCTGGCCGGCATCATTCCTCTTACCACCGGCAGGATTACCCTGGGCGGAACGGACCTCGGCCAGGCTTCAAATCGCGAGATGAAGAGCCTGCGCACACGTCAGGGCTTTGTTTTTCAGGATGCCGCCCTGTGGCAGAACCTCTCGATTCGCCAGAATCTCTCCCTCCCCCTTCAATATAACGGCCCGCACCGCTCACCCCGGCAAATCGAGGAACGGATCGCCTCCCTTGCAAACCGCATCGGGTTTTACCAATCCCTCGATCTCCGCCCGGCCCGCCTCTCCAGCGGAAGCCAGATGATGGTAGGGATCATGAGAGCGCTCATGACAGATCCCGAAATCTGCTTTCTTGACGAACCCAGCAACGGCCTGGATACCGCAACACAGCAAAATCTTCTGGACATCCTCCAGGATTTGAAGCAGCGAGGAAAAACCCTGGTAATCGCCAGTCACGACAGCACTATTGCTTCGAGGCTGGCCGACCAGTTTCTCCTGATTGATCAGGGCGAGGTGATCTTTTTCGACACAGCCCACAATAGCACCCGCGCCGAAAACTCCCGGGTCCGGGAAATCCTCCAGGGTGTGCTGGGTTTGAGCGCAACCTACGATGCTGATATACTGGATATCCTGGGAGGGGGAGATGAGAACCCCTTTGGCTGA
- a CDS encoding penicillin-binding protein 1A, whose amino-acid sequence MDRRLRIALGILIGVLGTAVLTLGIITGLAIASIENIRDLESLHDQESALPSQILDRHGRLITEFFSDENRELITIDELPRHLIYALITREDQTFFDHRGFSFRGTARAAWNLVTNRYVSGGSTLTQQLAGHLYADRNDFSLYRKVIELWWALQLERHWTKYEILEAYLNRMWFGHGNYGVEAASQFFFGHSAQELTVAESVMLVIQLANPSLYSPIRRPNQARNMQRVILNRMVDLGYATQDEVDLSMEQYWSTYDFTRANTSTAFFEREDRAPFFSEYVRYELENRYLLGTLNVNTDGYVVHTTLDLDFQEAADRHVRTGLARANSVYRQNIASRVSRGDDLVPVIELLALGFDTPNLQVGHSKQRHRARQEYQENINPLVDAITLLFGTGHDPLRHATRESYAQRRSTSLRSTVEGALVTLENDTGHIMAMVGGREFESRNQFNRALSGAMEPGSAFKPLYYAAAIDQRVLTPATMIYDAPMVFTADNGEPYAPRNFRNEWVGPVLARYALARSMNVPSVKILDMVGFSTGLDVSARLLGIPEEERSARGFERRYPVALGTVQVSPIEMAAAYSALANQGRRRTPLGIRYIEDRTGRVIMEPEAEVRREDRRSGAHQPVISPQAAYVITDMLQTTVTSGTLRYARNVAGGFDQPTAGKTGTTQNWRAAWTVGYTPYYSTAVWFGFDRGGTNSLGVNQTGAITTGPVWGQYMKDIHRNLPPREFVRPDGIVEATVTARQGLLPPADYSGRTIREVFIAGTQPTQFDRSDQFAQQQAPELVSRLRTSLDRASFSLDSSGPALHRQLDLSLDISPEGRRERTADREPPEDPTDDRWDGEGLPLELLQDQLDLTPAPWDDGGGVNPLLD is encoded by the coding sequence ATGGATCGAAGACTTAGAATTGCCCTGGGGATTCTCATTGGCGTGCTGGGGACAGCTGTTCTCACGCTGGGCATCATCACCGGATTGGCAATTGCATCAATAGAAAACATCAGAGACCTGGAAAGCCTTCACGACCAGGAATCAGCTCTCCCGTCGCAGATACTCGACCGCCACGGGCGGCTTATTACAGAGTTTTTCTCCGATGAAAACCGGGAGCTCATAACAATTGACGAACTGCCCCGCCACCTGATCTATGCCCTGATCACCCGGGAAGACCAGACGTTTTTTGATCACCGGGGATTCAGTTTCCGTGGAACAGCGCGGGCCGCCTGGAATTTGGTAACAAACCGCTACGTTTCCGGGGGTTCTACCCTGACCCAACAGCTCGCAGGACATCTTTATGCTGACCGGAACGACTTTTCCCTGTACCGGAAAGTTATTGAACTCTGGTGGGCCTTGCAACTCGAACGGCACTGGACGAAATACGAAATTCTGGAAGCCTATCTGAACCGGATGTGGTTCGGCCACGGCAACTACGGTGTTGAGGCAGCGAGCCAGTTTTTCTTTGGCCACTCGGCTCAGGAGCTGACCGTTGCAGAATCGGTCATGCTGGTAATCCAGCTGGCAAATCCCTCTCTGTATTCCCCCATCCGCCGTCCAAATCAGGCACGCAATATGCAGCGAGTCATCCTGAACAGAATGGTTGATCTGGGCTACGCTACCCAGGATGAGGTGGACCTGAGCATGGAGCAGTATTGGTCCACCTACGACTTCACCAGAGCCAATACCTCCACAGCTTTCTTCGAACGAGAGGACCGGGCCCCTTTCTTCTCCGAATATGTTCGTTACGAACTGGAAAACCGCTATCTGCTGGGAACGCTCAACGTCAATACCGACGGGTACGTGGTCCATACAACGCTGGACCTGGATTTCCAGGAGGCCGCCGACCGCCACGTCAGGACAGGGCTGGCCCGGGCAAACAGCGTGTACCGCCAGAATATCGCCTCCCGCGTCTCCCGGGGAGACGATCTTGTTCCGGTTATCGAGTTGCTTGCTCTTGGTTTTGACACCCCCAATCTGCAGGTGGGCCACTCCAAACAGCGGCACCGGGCCCGTCAGGAGTACCAGGAAAATATAAACCCCCTGGTCGATGCGATTACTCTTCTCTTTGGGACCGGCCATGACCCGCTTCGCCACGCTACGCGGGAATCCTACGCCCAGAGACGAAGCACTTCCTTGCGTTCCACCGTAGAAGGTGCGCTTGTCACGCTGGAGAACGATACCGGCCACATTATGGCCATGGTGGGGGGCCGCGAGTTCGAGTCACGCAATCAGTTCAACCGCGCCCTCAGCGGCGCCATGGAACCGGGCTCAGCTTTTAAACCGCTCTACTACGCAGCCGCCATCGATCAGAGGGTGCTCACGCCGGCCACCATGATCTACGACGCCCCCATGGTCTTTACTGCCGATAACGGGGAACCCTACGCACCGCGCAACTTCCGGAACGAGTGGGTTGGCCCCGTGCTCGCCCGCTACGCCCTGGCACGATCCATGAACGTCCCCTCGGTAAAAATTCTCGATATGGTGGGGTTCTCCACCGGCCTGGATGTCTCGGCCCGACTTCTGGGCATTCCCGAGGAGGAGCGGTCTGCCCGGGGCTTTGAGCGGCGCTATCCTGTTGCCTTGGGAACGGTCCAGGTCTCGCCCATCGAAATGGCAGCAGCCTACAGCGCCCTGGCCAACCAGGGCAGACGCCGCACCCCCCTGGGAATCCGCTACATCGAAGACAGAACGGGCAGGGTCATTATGGAGCCCGAGGCGGAGGTCCGGCGGGAAGACCGCCGAAGCGGTGCGCATCAGCCCGTTATCAGCCCCCAGGCAGCGTACGTTATCACGGATATGCTCCAAACGACCGTTACTAGCGGGACCCTCCGCTACGCCCGAAACGTAGCTGGCGGCTTTGACCAGCCCACAGCGGGCAAGACGGGCACGACCCAAAACTGGCGGGCCGCCTGGACCGTAGGCTACACCCCCTATTATTCCACCGCCGTCTGGTTTGGCTTCGACCGTGGCGGGACAAACAGCTTGGGCGTGAACCAGACCGGAGCGATCACCACCGGCCCGGTCTGGGGACAATACATGAAAGACATCCACCGAAACCTTCCTCCCCGGGAGTTTGTCCGCCCCGATGGCATCGTCGAGGCCACCGTTACGGCACGGCAAGGGCTTCTCCCTCCGGCAGACTACTCGGGACGAACAATTCGGGAAGTCTTCATAGCAGGAACGCAACCAACCCAGTTCGACCGGAGCGATCAGTTTGCACAGCAGCAGGCCCCTGAACTGGTGAGCCGCCTGCGAACCTCTCTGGACAGAGCGAGCTTCTCTCTGGACAGCTCCGGCCCTGCCCTGCACCGCCAGCTCGATCTCAGCCTGGACATCTCCCCCGAAGGGCGCCGGGAGCGCACAGCCGACCGGGAGCCCCCGGAAGACCCGACCGATGACCGATGGGATGGCGAAGGCCTTCCCCTGGAATTACTCCAGGATCAACTTGATCTTACCCCCGCACCATGGGATGATGGAGGCGGTGTGAATCCCCTGCTGGATTAA